Sequence from the Leptotrichia sp. OH3620_COT-345 genome:
CACATTAACCGTATTGGAAGCCCCTTTTATTATAATTGAAGAGGCTTTTCCTTTTATTGTAAGTTTATTGGAAGAACCGATTATTTCCACAGTTTCTCCATTTAACTTAACTGTTTTATTATTATTTGTTCCGTTTACTACATACTTTCCTTTTTCTTTTCCTACTTTTCCGGTTGAACCTGTGGGAATTTTAATAGTTGTACCTACACCTACACTTACAGGACCGATAGGAACACCCACTCCTATGCCTATACCTGTACATGACATAATTAAAATTGAAACTACTCCTATAAACAAAATATTTTTTATTTTTCTCATCTCTTTGCAGAT
This genomic interval carries:
- a CDS encoding DUF3060 domain-containing protein is translated as MRKIKNILFIGVVSILIMSCTGIGIGVGVPIGPVSVGVGTTIKIPTGSTGKVGKEKGKYVVNGTNNNKTVKLNGETVEIIGSSNKLTIKGKASSIIIKGASNTVNVETVGNIVIEGAANTVIYEKSLTGELPYMDISGAGSEVYKK